In a single window of the Osmerus eperlanus chromosome 4, fOsmEpe2.1, whole genome shotgun sequence genome:
- the pigt gene encoding GPI transamidase component PIG-T isoform X1: MASRCSFTVLAFIICVLTAFVFADIQEKIPVSGDDSVVIDDAQTEHEDYTPTTVESENQIQEEAAGEQQWEATVMGTTQSDPPSVDEDVPDTEESPPPPPPDKDTFQEELVIRPLHSGDIYASFQFATLWDTDFVQGSKVSHYRLFPKSLGQVISKFSVRELHISFTQGYWRTMQWGQPFLPAPPGAQLWVWFQDSVTDVDGAWKELTNVLSGIFCASLNFIDSTNTVQPSASFKPLGVGNVTDPRFLRYAVLPREIVCTENLTPWKKLLPCGSKAGLAVLMKSEKLFHSSFHSQALHIRPVCQDWRCTSTAWELRQTLSVVFDLHTSGQGKRDWSLFKMFSRTLTEACPLASSSKVYIDVTDNPQGELFELSPATPLLSQAVVLGDRRTYAVYDLTRQDTFGTLRSLNMLLRWRGSDGGDMLRPLLHSERYVAGYGLQTGEIHTLMYNNHPYRAFPVLLLDTVPWYLRLYIHTLTVTSKGRPNKPSYIHYQPSKDRLRPHLLEMLLQLPPNSVTEVTVQFERALLKWTEYTPDPNHGFYVGSSVISALVPSVVAMDANVTQERPLFSSFFPCKEESSYFIRVYTEPLLVNLPTPDFSMPYNVICLTCTVIAVGYGSLYNLLTRTFQVEEPSPGLAKKLANVIRRLRGVPLL, encoded by the exons ATGGCGAGCAGGTGCAGTTTTACTGTGCTGGCGTTCATTATTTGTGTGCTAACTGCATTTGTGTTTGCAGACATTCAAGAAAAAATCCCAGTTAGTGGTGATGATAGTGTCGTGATAGATGATGCACAAACCGAACATGAAGACTATACGCCTACAACCGTTGAAAGCGAGAACCAAATCCAGGAAGAGGCCGCGGGGGAACAGCAGTGGGAAGCTACAGTGATGGGAACGACTCAGTCGGATCCTCCAAGTGTCGATGAAGACGTCCCGGACACCGAAgaatctcctcctccacctccgcctGATAAAGATACGTTTCAAGAAGAATTGGTGATAAGACCGCTTCATTCTGGTGACATTTATGCCAGTTTCCAGTTCGCAACTCTTTGGGATACAGACTTCGTGCAAGGAAGTAAAG TGTCCCACTATCGCCTGTTCCCCAAGTCCCTGGGCCAGGTGATATCCAAGTTCTCAGTGCGGGAGCTGCACATCTCCTTCACGCAGGGCTACTGGAGGACCATGCAGTGGGGCCAGCCCTTCCTGCCAGCGCCCCCTGGTGCCCAGCTGTGGGTTTGGTTCCAGGACTCGGTCACCGA TGTTGATGGAGCCTGGAAAGAGCTGACCAACGTCCTCTCAGGGATCTTCTGTGCTTCTCTCAACTTCATCGACTCTACCAACACTGTGCAGCCCAGTGCTTCGTTCAAACCTCTAGGAGTGGGCAAcg TGACAGACCCCCGTTTTCTACGCTACGCTGTTTTGCCTCGGGAGATCGTCTGCACGGAGAATCTCACACCGTGGAAGAAGCTCCTGCCATGTGGatcaaag GCGGGCCTTGCTGTCCTGATGAAGTCAGAGAAGCTGTTCCACAGCAGCTTCCACTCTCAGGCTCTGCACATCAGACCCGTGTGCCAG GACTGGAGGTGTACGTCCACAGCGTGGGAGCTGAGACAGACGCTGAGCGTGGTGTTTGACCTGCACACCTCCGGTCAGGGTAAACGAG ATTGGTCGCTGTTTAAGATGTTCTCTCGCACGCTGACAGAAGCCTGCCCGCTGGCCTCCTCCAGTAAAGTCTATATTGACGTCACTGACAACCCTCAG ggggagctgtttGAGCTGAGCCCAGCCACCCCTCTGCTGAGCCAGGCTGTGGTGCTGGGGGACCGGAGGACCTACGCCGTGTACGACCTCACCAGACAGGACACCTTCGGAACCCTCCGCTCGCTCAACATGCTGCTGCGCTGGAGGGGTTCAGACGGAG GCGACATGCTGCGCCCCCTTCTCCACAGCGAGCGCTACGTGGCGGGCTACGGCCTGCAGACCGGGGAGATCCACACCCTCATGTACAACAACCACCCGTACCGGGCCTTCCCTGTGTTGCTGCTGGACACGGTGCCCTGGTACCTCCGTCTCTACATCCACACCCTGACCGTCACCAGCAAGGGACGCCCCAACAAGCCCA gCTACATCCACTACCAGCCCTCTAAGGACCGCCTGAGGCCCCACCTTCTGGAGATGCTGCTCCAGCTGCCCCCCAACTCGGTCACCGAGGTGACGGTGCAGTTCGAGAGGGCTCTGCTCAAGTGGACCGAGTACACCCCCGACCCCAACCACGGCTTCTACGTCGG GTCTTCTGTCATAAGCGCTCTGGTGCCCAGCGTCGTTGCCATGGATGCCAACGTTACACAGGAGCGTCCTCTGTTCAGTAGCTT TTTCCCCTGTAAGGAAGAATCCAGCTACTTCATCAGAGTCTACACGGAGCCCCTACTGGTTAACTTGCCCACTCCAGACTTCAGCATGCCCTACAACGTCATCTGCCTCACCTGTACCGTGATCGCCGTGGGTTACGGATCTCTCTATAACCTCCTGACCCGAACCTTCCAGGTGGAGGAGCCCAGCCCAGGCCTGGCCAAGAAGCTAGCTAACGTCATACGCAGGCTCCGGGGAGTGCCACTGCTGTGA